The Pimelobacter simplex genomic sequence GCTCTACGTCACCGGCGCGGCGTTCGTCGACGGGCAGCTGGCCGGGGACGCCGCCGACCGAGCCCGGCTGATGGGTGGCGCGCTGGTGGAGCTGGCGCGCGCGATCGACTCCTCCACGGCGCTGCGCGCCCTCACCCCCAACGTCTGAAAGGCAACGAAGATGAGGTTTGACCTGTTCCACGTGCTGTCGAACCGGGGCAACACGCGGCCCTGGGGCGAGCTGCTCGACGAGACCCGGAAGCGCACCGAGCTCGGTGACGAGCTCGGGTTCGACGGGATCTGGCTGGGTGAGCACCACTACGACGGCGAGGGCAGCGACCAGCTCCCGAACCCGGTCCTCATGCACGCCGACCTCGCCGCACGCACCCAGCGGATCCGCCTCGGCATCGCCGCGATCGGCCTGCCCCTGTGGCACCCGGTCCGCCTCGCCGAGGACCTGGCGATGCTCGACCACTTCAGCAAGGGCCGCGTCGACGTCGCGTTCAGCCGCGGCATCCTCGCGGGCGAGATCATGAACATCAACCCCGAGGCGGACCGCCGCAACGAGGAGCAGAGCCGCGCGATCTTCCAGGAGCACCTGGACATCGTGAAGAAGGCCTGGACCGAGGACCCCTTCCGGCATCAGGGCGAGCGCTACACCTTCCCGTGGCCCGAGGTCGGCTGGGGCGGCAAGGCGATGGCGGCGTACGAGGACGAGAACGGCCACCTCACCGGCCTGCCCGTGATCCCGAAGCCCTTCCAGAAGCCGATGCCCCCGATCTACGCGGTCTCCCAGCACGAGCCGGGCTTCCGGCACGCTGCGGCCAACGGGATGGGCGTCATCTCGTCCCACCCGACCGGCGACAAGCTCGGTGCCCTCAACGCGGCGTACGA encodes the following:
- a CDS encoding LLM class flavin-dependent oxidoreductase, whose amino-acid sequence is MRFDLFHVLSNRGNTRPWGELLDETRKRTELGDELGFDGIWLGEHHYDGEGSDQLPNPVLMHADLAARTQRIRLGIAAIGLPLWHPVRLAEDLAMLDHFSKGRVDVAFSRGILAGEIMNINPEADRRNEEQSRAIFQEHLDIVKKAWTEDPFRHQGERYTFPWPEVGWGGKAMAAYEDENGHLTGLPVIPKPFQKPMPPIYAVSQHEPGFRHAAANGMGVISSHPTGDKLGALNAAYDDEAAKHGRPEHFAAVAPAVREFCVAETEAEARADIYDFVVSRFDVIRRVRGLGAWLDVHEDPEDPKLQAMDGFDLMMERDYLFVGTPDSVAQRMVKLHRERGWEHFILAVGDMAPEKIERSMRLMAEEVIPQVRRAVGAEVTITAGK